A window from Podospora bellae-mahoneyi strain CBS 112042 chromosome 1 map unlocalized CBS112042p_1, whole genome shotgun sequence encodes these proteins:
- a CDS encoding uncharacterized protein (EggNog:ENOG503NX0E; COG:S) translates to MASLIMSLPSILQAPTAGEALSGIFGSVSLTAWICLLLPQLIANYKSKSADALSMKFLLIWLLGDIANLSGALWTSLAPSSIALGMYFCVADLILITQCTYYNTINARRRAREQHHHHSGHRRHSHRHPSADSDTTAVEDTPANEETPLVTEHRRPRSDSQTLLPGSHRRHSTHRRRRSSNLDPLTRIITGEDDTPDSNPWLHNALSLLAVWVVGGAGWFVSYRMGAWDSPDVPVDTEPISAEPQAIIGMVLGYISAVCYLCARIPQIIKNYKEKSCEGLALLFFLLSLTGNFTYGASVMSYSQDRDYLLRALPWLLGSFGTIVEDGVIFVQFRIYSKGNQAGQQSKSVGGTA, encoded by the exons ATGGCGAGCCTCATCATGAGCCTCCCATCGATACTCCAGGCGCCCACCGCCGGTGAGGCCCTGTCGGGAATCTTTGGCAGCGTCTCTCTGACGGCCTGGAtatgcctcctcctcccgcaatTAATCGCAAACTACAAGTCCAAATCTGCCGACGCGCTGTCCATGAaattcctcctcatctggcTCCTCGGTGACATTGCCAACCTCTCTGGCGCGCTCTGGACTTccctcgccccctcctcgaTCGCTCTCGGCATGTACTTTTGTGTCGCCGACTTGatcctcatcacccagtGCACCTACTACAACACTATCAACGCCCGCCGGCGCGCACGcgaacagcaccaccaccactctgGTCACCGCAGGcactcccaccgccacccctcTGCCGACTCTGACACCACCGCAGTGGAAGACACCCCGGCCAACGAGGAAACACCCCTTGTAACCGAACACCGCCGCCCCAGGTCCGACTCCCAGACCCTCCTGCCCGGCTCCCACAGACGCCACTccacccaccgccgccgccgctcgTCTAACCTCGACCCGTTGACTAGAATCATAACCGGCGAGGACGACACCCCTGACTCCAACCCATGGCTTCACaacgccctctcccttctaGCCGTGTGGGTGGTAGGCGGAGCAGGGTGGTTCGTCTCCTACCGGATGGGTGCATGGGACTCCCCAGACGTTCCGGTCGACACCGAGCCCATCTCTGCTGAACCACAGGCGATTAttgggatggtgttgggctACATCTCGGCTGTTTGTTATCTCTG TGCGCGCATCCCCCAAATCATCAAAAACTACAAGGAGAAATCGTGCGAAGGCTTGGCCCTGctgttctttttgctctCCCTAACAGGCAACTTCACCTATGGAGCCAGCGTGATGAGTTACAGCCAAGACAGGGACTACCTCCTCAGGGCCCTGCCGTGGCTACTCGGGAGTTTTGGGACGATCGTCGAGGACGGGGTCATTTTTGTGCAGTTTCGGATATACTCCAAGGGGAACCAAGCCGGGCAGCAGAGTAAAAGCGTTGGGGGCACGGCTTGA
- a CDS encoding uncharacterized protein (EggNog:ENOG503NZTQ; COG:S) gives MRLSSVAVSAAALRGALAWGGFGHITVAYIASNFVSDSTTSYLQTLLRNDTGDYLAGVATWADSIRYTKWGRFTSGFHFIDAHDNPPTYCGVDYDRDCKKEAGCVVSALQNYTSQLLDTELPLWRRAQAAKFVIHFIGDIHQPLHTEDVARGGNGIHVTFEGKELNLHHVWDTSIAEKLVGGIRRKPYPFAKKWADELTEEIKSGKYAAESKSGWLRGTNITDPIATALGWAVEGNALVCTTVLPEGAEAIEGQELGTDYYEKAAPVVEEQVAKAGFRLAAWLDLIISSLKTVELPASSEPEPDLDSDMPGDL, from the exons ATGAGGCTATCGTCGGTTGCAGTGAGCGCTGCAGCGTTGCGGGGGGCCTTGGCGTGGGGAG GCTTTGGTCACATTACCGTCGCCTATATCGCCTCCAACTTCGTCTCTgactccaccacctcctaTCTTCAGACCCTCCTCCGCAATGACACCGGCGACTACCTCGCCGGCGTTGCTACCTGGGCAGATTCTATCCGGTACACCAAATGGGGCCGCTTCACCTCGGGCTTCCACTTCATCGACGCCCATGACAATCCGCCGACCTACTGCGGCGTAGATTACGACCGTGACTGCAAGAAAGAAGCCGGTTGCGTGGTCAGCGCTTTGCAGAACTACACCTCCCAGCTTCTTGACACTGAGCTTCCACTCTGGCGGCGAGCACAGGCAGCAAAGTTTGTGATTCACTTTATTGGTGATATTCACCAACCGCTACATACCGAGGATGTGGCGAGGGGAGGCAACGGAATTCATGTTACATTTGAAGGAAAAGAGCTGAACTTGCACCATGTGTGGGATACGAGCATTGCCGAGAAGTTGGTGGGCGGCATTCGCAGGAAGCCGTATCCGTTTGCGAAGAAATGGGCCGACGAGTTGacggaggagatcaagagtGGGAAGTACGCGGCGGAGAGCAAGTCCGGCTGGCTAAGGGGGACGAATATCACGGATCCGATTGCTACGGCTCTAGGGTGGGCGGTTGAGGGCAATGCGTTGGTTTGCACTACCG TATTGCCAGAAGGCGCGGAAGCCATCGAGGGCCAGGAGCTGGGAACGGACTACTACGAGAAGGCCGCTCCTGTCGTCGAGGAGCAGGTTGCAAAGGCTGGCTTCCGGTTGGCTGCTTGGTTGGACTTGATCATCTCGAGCCTCAAGACTGTTGAGCTGCCAGCCTCGTCGGAGCCAGAGCCAGATCTGGATTCGGATATGCCAGGAGACCTCTAG
- a CDS encoding uncharacterized protein (COG:O; EggNog:ENOG503NWY2), translating into MLMKNAVAALMGLAMVAEAASVHQYGTPTRTVGRRQFGKKNNFGNRFGNGQFGGGQNGQNNNNNNNNNGQNNNGQNNNGQNNNNNNNNNNNNNNNNNNNNNNNNNNNGGNNNQASETCLAAAALQTGSQSTGQNGAQAADGQVNSATDNANFINFCQGKTLTNGLQNRDGSCNGIPMGEIPSANRMVSTVILNPKNGDDLEPLTTFQIQVNVANMQLGAFTNATSTYYSAPQTLNGGGQIIGHTHVTVQDTGNTLNPTQPLDATVFAFFKGINDAGNGNGQLAAEVTGGLPTGCYRVCTMSSASNHQPVLMPVAQRGSQEDCRYFSVGGACANNNNNNNNNNNNNNNGGGNNNNNNNGGNNNNNNNNNNGGDQGQNNQGQNQGNQGQGNQGQGNQGQQNNQGNQGNNQGQNNQGNQNNNQGNQGAGNQAGGGSEAGNNGNGNNGGNNNNNGGGNAGAAIAGIQPPPVTDSGNADRPFAVNGNTFVTRQEAQFRACAIQNNACAGAVNSGQAPGRTVPDCNAQEAACRAAA; encoded by the exons ATGTTGATGAAGAACGCGGTAGCGGCCCTGATGGGTTTGGCCATGGTTGCCGAGGCGGCATCAGTTCACCAGTACGGAACCCCGACAAGGACTGTAGGAAGACGGCAGTttggcaagaagaacaactTCGGAAACCGCTTCGGTAATGGTcagtttggtggtggccagAACggccagaacaacaacaacaacaacaacaacaatggccAGAACAACAATGGCCAGAACAACAATggccagaacaacaacaacaacaacaacaacaacaacaacaacaacaacaacaacaacaacaacaacaacaacaacaacaacaacaacggggGGAACAACAACCAGGCGTCGGAGACTTGTCTGGCTGCGGCTGCTCTCCAGACTGGTTCTCAGTCTACCGGCCAGAACGGTGCCCAGGCTGCAGATGGTCAGGTCAACTCTGCTAC TGACAATGCCAACTTCATCAACTTCTGCCAGGGCAAAACATTGACCAACGGTCTGCAAAACCGGGATGGCTCCTGCAACGGTATCC CAATGGGTGAAatcccctccgccaaccgCATGGTCTCGACTGTCATTCTCAACCCCAAGAACGGCGATGATCTCGAGCCGCTCACGACCTTCCAGATTCAGGTCAACGTCGCCAACATGCAGCTCGGCGCCttcaccaacgccaccaGCACCTACTACTCGGCTCCCCAGACCCTCAATGGAGGCGGCCAGATCATTGGTCACACTCACGTCACTGTTCAGGACACTGGCAACACCTTGAACCCCACCCAGCCTCTGGATGCCACTGTCTTTGCCTTCTTCAAGGGTATCAACGATGCTGGTAACGGCAACGGTCAGCTCGCCGCTGAAGTCACTGGTGGTCTCCCTACTGGCTGCTACCGTGTCTGCACCATGTCCAGTGCTTCCAACCATCAGCCCGTTCTGATGCCCGTTGCCCAGCGTGGTTCCCAAGAGGACTGCCGCTACTTctctgttggtggtgcttgcgccaacaacaacaacaacaacaacaacaacaacaacaacaacaacaacggcggtggcaacaacaacaacaacaacaacggtggcaacaacaacaacaacaacaacaacaacaatggcgGCGACCAGGGCCAGAACAACCAGGGCCAAAACCAGGGCAACCAGGGTCAGGGCAATCAGGGGCAGGGTAATCAGGGGCAGCAGAACAACCAGGGCAACCAAGGTAATAACCAAGGCCAGAACAACCAGGGAAACCAAAATAATAACCAAGGCAACCAGGGCGCCGGAAATCAAGCGGGCGGAGGTTCGGAGGCCGGAaacaacggcaacggcaatAATGGCggcaacaataacaacaacgGAGGCGGTAACGCCGGTGCCGCCATTGCCGGCATCCAGCCCCCTCCCGTGACCGACTCTGGCAACGCGGACCGCCCGTTCGCAGTCAACGGTAACACCTTTGTGACCAGGCAGGAGGCTCAGTTCCGCGCCTGCGCCATCCAGAACAACGCCTGCGCCGGCGCCGTCAACTCTGGCCAGGCTCCTGGTCGCACCGTCCCTGACTGCAATGCGCAAGAAGCGGCTTGCCGAGCGGCTGCTTAA